AGAAAAAATGACTCCAAAGGTAATACTCATTTCCATTCATAAATGAAGCTTGAGAAAGATAATAATGAGTCTAAAGTCATAACACTATTAACTGATAGTCAGAATTGAAATTAGTACTATCTGAAATCAAAGTCAATTTTCTCTCCCCTATACATCGATCTGTGGggggaaaaatacacaaaaagccatatataaatttataacattgtagggacttccctgctggcccagtggttaagactctgagctcccaatgcagggggcccaggttcgatccttggtcagggaactagatcccacatgctgcaactaagacctggtgcagccaaataaatgaataaaaaaaaaaaaaaaagaatctcaaaaaaaaaaaaattataacattgtaacaaaaagaataaaaagtcaaGTATTTGAAAATAGTTGATGCTTAGAaacttgtttctatttatttttgtctttcattatAGGATtagtaaaatgaacaaaatacttTGTAAAGTTTTGTGTCTAAACCAAATATGGAACTATCAAAAATGttactgactttaaaaaaaaaacacccattaCTGACTGTTAGAACAGTAGCAAATGGCCATGATATTAAGTAGCAAAGATAGGGGACTCAAATAGCAACACAGGGTTTGAGCACTATATCAGACTCAGACCAAATAGCTACAGGTCCAGAAACACTCTGacaaaaagacctacaaaatcaGTTAAAAAGTTAAGACAGTGGATAATACTGTGCTTATATTAAAGTGATTGATAACTACTACTTAGTTGTTAAATATAgacaaaatatacacacacatatataatataaacagaGCCATGTactccaaagtctttgactgtgtggatcacaacagactgtggaaaattcttcaggagatgggaataccagaccaccttacctgcctcctgagaaatctgtatgcaggtcaagaagcaacagttagaaccagacatggaaaaacagactggttctaaattgggaaaggagtacatcaatgccgtatattgtcacctcgcttatttaacttcaatgcagagtagatcatgcgaaatgcttggctggatgaagcacaagctggaatcaagattgctgacagaaatatcaatgacctcaaatatgcagatgacaccacccttatggaggaaagtgaagaagaactaaaaagcctcttgatgaaagtgaaagaggagagtgaaaaagctggcttataactcaacattcagggacttccctggtggtaaagcagataagaatcagtctgccaattcaggggacacaagttcaatccctggcccaggaagatcccacatcccacagagcaactaagcccaataactactgagcccagctCTGGCCTGGGCTCTACCATGcttcataacaagagaagccaccataatgagaaacccacacactgcatttaagatccagcacagccagaaattaaaaaaaaaaaaaaaaccctcagcattcagaaaactaagatcacggcatctggtcccatcaattcaaggcaaatagatggggaaacagtggaaacaatgacagactttattttggggggactccaaaatcactgcagatggtgactgcaaccatgaaattaaaatatgcttgctccttgaaagaaaagctatgaccaacctagacagcatattaaaaagcagaaacattactctgccaacaaagatctgtctagtcaaagctatggtttttccaggagtcacgtatggatgtgagagttggaccatagagaaaactgagtgctgaagaattgatgcttttgaattgtggtgttggagaagactcttgagagttccttggacttcaaagagatcaaaccagtccatcctaaaggagatcagtcctgaatattcattggaagaactgatgctaaagctgaagttctgatatttggctacctgatgtgaagaactgactcattggaaaagaccctgatgctgggaaagattgaaggcaggaagagaaggggatgacagaggttgaggtggttggatggcatcaccgacttgatggacatgagtttgagcaagctccagaagttagtgatggacagggaagcctggcgtgctgtaatccatggggttgcaaagagctggatatgactgtgtgacggaactgaactgaaatttagtatgagtaaaaaagaagaaaaaaaaaaagtcagcctttCCTCTCAGATACTAAAAAGGTAGCAATATAAACCGCCTTAACATTATTCAACATTTTTCTGGCATAAAGATACCAGACTAGATTATATTTAAAGGTCTCTCATGGCTCTGCTACTCTCTGAAATCTAAGGTATTATcagagatcttaaaaaaaaaaaagattcaaatactTCCTCATTCACAGCAGGGGAATTCACAGATTAAAAGGTTAGCAAAGCTAATGATTTTAGAATGGTATTTGGGGAAACATATGGGCCCGCAGGAGAAATATTCTGCAGTGAACGCGTTAAGGTTCTGCAAAGCTAGGAGGGGGGAGGTGTCTGCTTTCAAATGGCTTTCATCCAGAGCAGACAGCAAAATGGAGTTCAGCAGTATGATTCGCTAACACTCATCTTTCCAGTCAAGGTAattattttccatcttcttttaAGAAAAGTGAGACAATATTCAAATAAATTCCTGTCTCCTATGACCCTGTTTGGGACATGTGTACAAATTTGGATTTTGACTTGAAAACCATTTTAAAGGTTTATGACTAGAAGAATAATtattagagggacttccctagtggtccagtggttgggactctgtgcttccactgcagggagcacaggttcaatccctggttgaggaactaggaCCCCAAATGCCTCATggagtggcaaaaaaaaatttacgtatacattttttttcttattctgattTGATAAAGCTTTTACCAAATctgaataagaaaattattcaatATGAACTATGAATTTTTACAGTCTATGTTTTACtgcttttgttcagttcagtttagtcgatcagctgtgttcaactctgcgaccccatggactgcagcacaccagacttccctgtacatcaccaactcccggagcttgtcaaactcatgtccatcgaattggtgatgccatccaaccatctcatcctctgtcgtccccttctcctcctcatgCTATTTCTGTTACAGAATTTGTCAAcagcaaaagacaaaacaaaaacctaagaTGATGATTATCTGTTTAACATCTAATCCAAGCATCACTGTTAAAAACAACttattttacatgaaaataaaagtttatactGAGCTAAACAAAATAATGGATTTCCATTGAACATCTAAATCATCTAAAGCatttccaactaaaataaatattaaatggcaTACATAAATGTGTCtacttttggttttttaatttttacagagACAAAAAATATTTAGGTCCATTAACAAATGTTTTATGCCACACTGAAAAATTTTATTATGAGGAagcatttataaatgtatatatggaCATCCCTGgtgtcaagtggttaagaatctgcctgccaatgcaggggatgagaaCGTGATCCCCAGTTCCGGACACCTGCCACAAGGCAACTAACCACTGAGCTTGCACTttagagcctgcaagctgcaactactgaagaccatgcgccctagagcctgcgctccacaacaagagaagctagcACAGTAAGAAGCtcttgcactgcaactagagagaaagcctgcacacagcaaagaagacctagcacagccacaaataaacaaataaaaattataaatgtgtttGTAAGTTTGCTAATCTACTGCAGGATACTCATATTGATAAACAGTTCACAATTGTCTGCTAGTTTCTAGTTTTCACTGGGAAGCAAAGATTACAAACAGTAAAAGGCCAGAAAAAGAACTGAGAATACAAAATTAACCAAAGAGAAAGTGTCAAACATTTAGAGTAATAAGCACAAATTAACTGCACAAACTACGTGGACTGATACTGAGAAAATGAAGGCAAAGCAACAAGCACCCCTTTGGAAGCTAAGAAACAGTGGAATGCCCATGAAAGTGTTCTCCTACCACTGTGGGAGGATTTATTgcaatttcctcattttttcagACTGTGATTATGGGACATTGGTGAATTATGATTACCATGtatttgaatataaaatatatatattatctatatttatCTGTATAGACAAATGGACACTATGTGTCTTTAacttatctataatttttagatttatatttattatttataaagagaataatttcataaaatgcaAACTAGAATACATGCATGACATATACTAAAAATAGGAAATACATGTCAGCTTATTACACTTTTATTTTAGTTACTTATTTGGTTTTATATATGTAAGTATGTGCTGGGCCACAAATGCACTTCATTTCTTACTGTGAAATCATCCAACTCATTTGAAGGTTGCTGTTCTTATGCCACAGTAAATTAAGCAACAAAAAGGGTCTACGTAGCCAGTTGAAAAGGCCAAAACAAGAACCACAACCCTTGCTGCCTTATACATACGCAGATGACAACTCAAGACTGTAGTCAGTCTCTGGTAGGCTCATACTTTGTTGCCTTGTCTTTTCAGACTTAGAGCCAAGCAGCAGTCCTTTAAAAGAACATCTTCCATTTCTTACAACTACTTGCAAGGCTAATGATCTCTGCTGGTagcttctcagatatttgtaaatcTGCCATCAGTTTAGAAGTTGTTGTACCACCTTTCAAACTTTTATTCTTCCTACTCATATTAGAGCAACCCTTTCCAGCAATAACATGGGAATTCTGTGCCTCTCCCTGTTCTATCATTCCCAGTATAGCAGAGCCCTTTCAGAATGAAACTACACTGTAATTTCCAAAAAGCATATGGCTTATTTTAACTATATTATGTAGGAGTTTATAATCATTTAATGTAATGCATATTtacctatggggcttcccaggaggctctagtggtaaagaatccacctgccaatgcagatgtaagagacaggggttccatccctgggtcaggaagatccctgggtcaggaagaaaggtatgacaacccactccagtattcttgcttggagaataccctggacagaggagcgtggtgggctaaagttcatatgatcacaaagagtcagacacgactgaagcgacttcacaaaCAAATATAGGTAAATATGCTCTCCTCCAAGAATAAACCTGAAGTTACTCTGTAACAACTGCCTTGCATCATTTCTTCTCTAGATAAGCTTTATAAGTTTTTGTGAAGACAATATTTGAACTACTAAAACTGGATTTATGAGGGGAAAAAGATactcttaaaaatacagattGCTATAGAAGATCCCTTGCCAAAATCAatttggtttttgtgtgtgtgtgtgtgtaatgaagttttattaaagtataaaggagatagagaaagcttctgacataggcatcagaagggggcaaaagagtaccccctttgctagtgttagcaatggagttatatactctccagtgaatccaaagaatgtctggaggttgcaaagaccttTCTTGCAGCTATGCAATCTTCTATAATTGCTTTTGAAATCTTTTTATTACTTGggtaaaatgaatatttaaatattatttcataattatCTGTGATCTATTTAGTTAAGTGAACCTTCTGATATTTTTGACAAACATTACCAAAATCAAATTCTAAACAAAGACTTTTTGACATTAGACTAACTGGCATTTTTCCAGAGGGGCCCTGGAGCATCTCAAAGGATCTGTTCTCTCTCcttataaaaagaaagacattagAGTAATTAGGTTTATTTgatatgttaaattacatgggaagcactttcaaataagaaataataCTAAGCCTTCTTTACATTACATCTGCATTGATCAGCAATGCTTTTGCGGAAAGATTTTGATCAAAAGGGGTAAATGTGAACATAAATAAAGGAAACCTCATTTTAAATGGAGTCAGGAAGCCCTGAAGGAGGGACTCGCAGTACATGTAGCACCAGTTGCAGTCTGCATAACCAGCAGGGAGAAGGAAGATAAGAATCTTACTTTTCTTCTGGTATGAGAGAGGACATTTTAACACAGGTATTTCATctcctgcttttaaaaaaaggaaggcagATCCCTCTCTGCCCCAGCAACTACACTCTAATCAGAACTTAGAGCCAGTGAGAAATGGCAGCAATCTTGAACTCTCATTCTTCTCCACGAAGTTTTCTTCAAACAGTCCCCCCTACAGTTTCCTCCTAAAAGCGAATAAAAGCACTCTCCTTTGTTCTCTGGATTTGCCTGACTCCCCATAAACTTGCCTGTCCCAAATTGTGATTCTCTTCTGTTCCTAAATATACCCATCTTGCTGGTTAAACAACTAACTGGTTGTTTTAAGAGTgacaatgtatataaatgtaaaatcacaatgctgtacacttgaaagtaATGTAACATTGTATGTTAATTACATTGTATGtacaaaaaaagaagagtttTACAAACCTAGTGCTTCCCTggcgattcagtggttaagaactgtCCGCCAACGctggggacatgagtttgatccctggtctgggaagatcgcaCATTCCTCAGAGTGGCTGAGCCCAACTGCCAGTAATTACTGAGTCCCCCAACTCCCCAGATCCCgaaagccacaactactaaagccctcACACCTTAGAGCCCGCAGtccccaagagaagccaccacaatgaaaagtctGTGGCCcggaactagagagtagcctcccatcacctcaactagagtAAGCCCATATACAGCAAGGATGACCACCGCCTCgccccagcaaaaaaaaaaaacaaaaaacaaccaactCTAGCCCAAGCAATCTCTACCTCCTCACATCTTTGATAATCAAACAATTTCCTCTCTCCCCAAGTTTCTGTCCTCACTTCTTCAATTCGGCTACCCAATTTGAAATGTGTCTTTAAATCTCCCGTTCTAAAAGGCCCTAGAGCTGTTTCATAAAGTTGGTTGGTTTCCGACTAAAAACGGGGCCTGCACTACCCTTTTAACagctcagttcttcagtgcttaggtGCTTACTCTTTAAATGACTGAAATACTATTTGGGGACTTTAGTTTAAAAGAACAAGTAAACCAAGTAAAACTATTCAATTTTTTCTAAACCTTGCTCCTCCACAAGATCAGGTAAATGCATTCTGTACTGCCATTTTAAAGAAactgggaagagaaaaacaaaactcattGACAAATGATGACAACGTGGAAATAATCAGCTGAGCTATCTGGACCAGAAGTTTCTGCATTTCATGgtgcttcatcttttttttttttttttctggtgcttCATCTTTAACACTGTGCAGACTTCTTAAATCTTAGGATTCGCCCAAAATAACGGCAATCGAGCCCTCATCCCCAAGTTGGTTTCTTCCAAACCTgcgccccacccccatcctcacccCCGCCCAGGCCCCGGCAGCCATGCGCCAAAGACTGCAGCACCGGAGCTCGCGGTCCGCAGGCGCGGCGGACCCCGCCCGGTACGGGCGACGCGGGGAGGTGGCTCGGGGCCAGGAGCCCGCCTCTGCGGCGGCTGAGCCGAGCGCCTAGTGGGTGCTCTCCGGCGGAGGAGGGGCCTGCGGCCCTGGCACCGCCTTTGcctgcccgcccctccccggaCCGCTACTTAAGTGGCTCCCGCACCACCCCCGCTCCAGTGCGTTACTTACCTCGACTCTTAGCTTGTCGGGGACGGTAACCGGGACCCGTGTCTACTCCTGTTGCCTGCGCCTGCTGACCCGTAGCCACCATGGTGAGTGGACCGTCGACTTCGCTAGGGAAAACGGGGGAAAACGAACCGGGGGAGCGCCAAGGGCTTCTAGCTGGAGAGGGCTGGCCCCATCGCTGTCCACTGGGAGGGCGAAGAGCGAGGCGGGAGCCGAGGGTGAGAGTAGATAGACCTCGATTTATGGAGAAAGGCTGGGGCCCAGGAGGAAGGGCGCCACCGCCTTTTCTTCTGGGACTGTGGAATAGGATGGCGGGACACTGCTTCTCCTTCACCATGGTTGGCGCTCTCATTTAGTCCTAGCTTCTGGGTTCGGCGCCCCCAAGACCCTGCAGTCTTTTCCCGCGCATTCCCATCCCCCCCTTAGATTCTCCCCAGCCTTTAgcgagcgcgcgcgcgcgcgcgggctctcccctccctcacttcctcctcAGCACGAAAACCGGAGGCGGGAAGGAACTGCGCACGCGCGACCGTTACCTTCCCGCCTGGGAGTGGCCGGGAGCCCGCCACTGCAGCAGGCGCATGCGCGCTTGGGCGCTGCAGGTCCATGACTGGAGGGCCTATCTCCTGTTACCCTGGGTTCtcgtttaaaaaataaagagtaagGTGAATGTGGAGAAGGACTCCTTATCGATGTGCTGCACTGCACCAATATCTTAGGACAACTAACTTTCAGCAGCCTGTAGAGGCCAtctgtctcttcctgccctccgCTGTGTTAGGAGTGCGTGTGGGAACAGGTGGTGGCGGTGGGGGGTTTTGAGGGAATAGAAATCGGATCTGGGTCTCCGATAATCCCCTGCTGCGTCGTGACAGATATGGAGGTACTGAACTGAGCTTCCCGCCTGCACGAAGCGAAGATGGTTGGCCATGGCTGAGCTTCTGCAGACGTGGCTTTTAAGAGCTTCTGCAGCTGCGCGACTCCGCGAACCGCAGAGGGGCGCGGGCGCGCGCGCCCTGAATTGCTCATTCATCCTTTGCCGCAGAGCCCCACCCCTCGTCCCTGCGGCCAGGCATTTCCTCTGCACTGCTCTGGCCACGTGCTTCCTGTGCTGGGAGCTGCCCGGAAATCTGGCCACCTACTCTAAAATGGCATTCTGGGCCCTGGGCGCTAGATGGATGACCTCGTCTTTATCTTGATCCTCAAAGGAGGAAGCAATGACTAAGCTCTCCTCTTGGTCTAAAAAGAGGCCTTCCGGATTTACACGGTGAAAGGAAATTAATTAAAAGCAATGTACATCAGAAGTATAGCCCACCTaccctagatttttttaaaaagcattccattttaaaaggaaatttaagatTAGGTTTCCGTAAACATTTAGCATTTTTGTTAAATGTCTtgtgggttttgtgtgtgtgtgttaatgtattttttttttctctctcccacagCGTGAGTGCATCTCCATCCACGTTGGCCAGGCTGGTGTCCAGATCGGCAATGCCTGCTGGGAGCTCTACTGTCTGGAACATGGCATCCAGCCTGATGGCCAGATGCCAAGTGATAAGACTATTGGGGGAGGAGACGACTCCTTCAACACCTTCTTCAGTGAGACAGGTGCTGGCAAGCATGTGCCCAGGGCAGTGTTTGTAGACCTGGAACCCACAGTCATTGGTGAGTTGGCTTCAGTAGCTTCAATGAGAATCCTGGGGGGCTGGGACAGGAGGTGTGTCCTGTGGGCCCCACTGATACACTGGGGTGGAGCAGACCTATGTGAGTTGTTAGTGATGGGTGgctgcttcattttccttttccagatgagGTGCGCACTGGCACCTATCGCCAGCTCTTCCACCCTGAGCAGCTCATCACAGGCAAAGAAGATGCCGCCAATAACTATGCCCGAGGTCACTACACCATTGGCAAGGAGATCATTGACCTCGTCTTAGACCGAATTCGGAAACTGGTATGTTTATTCTCAAGAATAAAGTAAATTGATGAGCCTAGGGGAGATGTTTGAAATatactccttttttttcccccaaacacaaTTAAAATGTAATAGAGTGAGGTTAATTGTTCCTTCATAGTTTTTTTGAAAGTTCAATAAAATATGGACTATTTGATGTAATTTTATAAATactcatgaagatatttttgatAAAATGCTGAGTAATTTAGGGAAGGTCTacatttttttaagcattttttgtCAAAATACAATCTTAAATTTTTGGAATTAATACGAAAAGTGAAAGTCTTTACTATGATATCACAAAGAGCAATATAACTATGTTTTCTCTATTCCCCTTTTTTAACAGGCTGACCAGTGCACAGGTCTTCAGGGCTTCCTGGTTTTCCACAGCTTTGGTGGGGGAACTGGTTCTGGGTTCACCTCCCTGCTGATGGAACGTCTCTCTGTCGATTATGGCAAGAAGTCCAAGCTGGAGTTCTCCATTTACCCAGCCCCCCAGGTTTCCACAGCTGTCGTTGAGCCCTACAACTCCATCCTCACCACCCACACCACCCTGGAGCACTCTGATTGTGCCTTCATGGTAGACAATGAGGCCATCTATGACATCTGTCGTAGAAACCTCGACATTGAGCGCCCAACCTACACAAATCTTAACCGCCTTATTAGCCAGATAGTGTCCTCCATCACTGCTTCCCTGAGGTTTGATGGAGCCCTGAATGTGGATCTGACAGAGTTCCAGACCAACCTGGTGCCCTATCCCCGAATCCACTTCCCTCTGGCCACATATGCCCCTGTCATCTCTGCTGAGAAAGCCTACCATGAACAGCTCTCTGTAGCAGAGATCACCAATGCTTGCTTTGAGCCAGCCAACCAGATGGTGAAATGTGACCCTCGCCATGGTAAATACATGGCCTGCTGCCTGTTGTACCGTGGTGATGTGGTTCCCAAAGATGTCAATGCTGCCATTGCCACCATCAAGACCAAGCGCAGCATCCAGTTTGTGGACTGGTGCCCCACTGGCTTCAAGGTTGGCATTAATTACCAGCCTCCCACTGTGGTACCTGGTGGAGACCTGGCCAAAGTCCAGCGagctgtgtgcatgctgagtAACACCACAGCCATCGCTGAGGCCTGGGCTCGCCTGGACCACAAGTTTGACCTGATGTATGCCAAGCGTGCCTTTGTTCACTGGTACGTGGGTGAGGGCATGGAGGAAGGAGAGTTTTCTGAGGCCCGTGAGGACATGGCTGCCCTTGAGAAGGATTATGAGGAGGTTGGTGTGGATTCTgttgagggagagggagaggaagaaggagaggaatACTAATTACCATTCCTTTGAGCCCTGCAGCATGTCATACTCAGCTTCAGCACTAGCTGACAGGCATAAAAACTTTCTGACGAGATTGTCTTCGCTTTCAACAGTGATCATGTATTGCTTTTCCATGTGTGTCTGTAACACTTATGTCCAGTCTCAAAAGTaaagattttaagaaagaaaatagagttCTGTGCTTCTTCTAATTTGGTTTCTCCAAGAAGTACTTTTCACTCCTACACCTAAAAGCCTGCCACTGGAAGTAATATCAAGGATTTTGCTCTAGGTATCTCCGGGAGGAAGGTGTACTTGAAGGTAAAGCAGAAGAGCTGTCCTCTGAAATGTCTGTTAACATCATTTCAACCAGTATTTTGTTGAAATCTAGCTCAGAGGCCTTGGAAAGATGCAAATTTCAGATAGTGATTTTGGTACTCTAGTTTTTGAGGTTATAAGGTAATTATAAGTTAGGTTTGGGAAAGTTTTTAATATCCTACAACTATGCTGTGTAAAGAGGCCTGCTAACCCATCAGAATCAATGACTTTAGAACAGGTAAACATTTGGTTGGGGGAATATTTGAGCAGAAAGATGTTAAAAACTTTCCTACCCTGTAATGATGGAAGGAGGGAAGTTGTGGGATCAGAATTCCTGCTGACCAACAAAACTAATGGAATAATTGAAGAGTAAGCCTTAACACCTGTGGAAGAGCAGCTGCTTTACAAGGGATGAAATGGCAACACTTGCAAAGGTTAGGACAAAGCTACAATTCTTAGCACTGGGCATAGTTTACATTCTTCCCAATATATAGTGTGACTACATCTAAAGCCCACTGTAAAAGAGGTTAAATCCTCTGCCTagagaaaatgcatttaaaaagttCAGGAAGCACATGGATTATAAAGGTCTGAAAAGTTGAGAATAGAGGTGAGAAAAATTTTGCCAGGTCTTTCCCTAGTCAGTATATCCTGTAAACCTAGAGAATGTTAATAGTTCTCAACTGATAAATCCACAGACATGTCAGAGAGCTCTGTTGGGAGGCACTACAGGCCAAGCGCAGCAACCCATACTGTAGCCAGAAACCACAGGCCCCAGGGGAAGGCAGATAGAGGCCTATATAGCACGGATGGGAACACTAATGAATTAGTGCCCAGATAAAGGTAGGACTTCGCCGTACTATTGAACTTGCAGGGAGGCCGTCTTTAGAGCTGACTGAAGACACCTTTGAAAGCTCTCTTGCCATACAAGAGAGGAAGTTACGCTGGAGCCTGGGAAATCAAGCCAATGCAGAGGAGCTTTTCGGGGGAAGAGCACACTGGTGTGCCATGTTGCTTTTTGAGTCCTGAGGCATAAAGCAGGGACAGGATGTTTTgtttggggggtgtgtgtggatgtttgtatttttaagaaaagatatgTAATAAAGAGTTATGACAGTTTGGGTGATGGGTACATAGGTATTTGCAATGCCATTATCTATTGCCCTAAAACTTAATAATATGTATATGAaacatttaatatatgtatatgtggcttaatatatgcacattaaaaaatatatttgtatgacCTCGTGCAGTTTCTGAGGGTCAAGAATTCAGGAGCACCTTGGCTGAATGGTTCTGACTCAGGATTTCTCAAGGTTTCAGTAAAGATGTTGACTGAGGATGCAGTTATTGGAatgcttgattttatttttttttaattttaattagaggctagttactttacaatattgtggtgggttttgccatacattcacatgaatcagccataggtgtacctgtgttccccatcctgaccctccctccttcctccatctCTAGAATGCTCGATTTTTAGCTGGAGGATTCACTTCCAAGGGGGATCATTCACATGCCTGGCAAGTTAGTGCTGGTTGTTGGCAGGTAGCCTTTGCTCTTCACCACAGGGACTTCGCCATAGGACTGCTTCAGTGTCTTCACGACATGAGGGTAGTCTTCCCCCAGAGAGAGTGATCCAGGACAAGGCAAGTTGAAAACCACAA
This genomic stretch from Muntiacus reevesi chromosome 4, mMunRee1.1, whole genome shotgun sequence harbors:
- the LOC136167164 gene encoding tubulin alpha-1B chain, whose translation is MRECISIHVGQAGVQIGNACWELYCLEHGIQPDGQMPSDKTIGGGDDSFNTFFSETGAGKHVPRAVFVDLEPTVIDEVRTGTYRQLFHPEQLITGKEDAANNYARGHYTIGKEIIDLVLDRIRKLADQCTGLQGFLVFHSFGGGTGSGFTSLLMERLSVDYGKKSKLEFSIYPAPQVSTAVVEPYNSILTTHTTLEHSDCAFMVDNEAIYDICRRNLDIERPTYTNLNRLISQIVSSITASLRFDGALNVDLTEFQTNLVPYPRIHFPLATYAPVISAEKAYHEQLSVAEITNACFEPANQMVKCDPRHGKYMACCLLYRGDVVPKDVNAAIATIKTKRSIQFVDWCPTGFKVGINYQPPTVVPGGDLAKVQRAVCMLSNTTAIAEAWARLDHKFDLMYAKRAFVHWYVGEGMEEGEFSEAREDMAALEKDYEEVGVDSVEGEGEEEGEEY